A single Pseudomonas sp. DC1.2 DNA region contains:
- a CDS encoding shikimate dehydrogenase: MTQNKTVLAGLIGAGIQASRTPALHEHEGDAQGMRYLYRLIDLDALKLDSSALPDLLIAAERMNFTGLNITFPCKQAIIPLLDELSPEAFSIGAVNTVVFKDGKRIGHNTDCLGFAEGFRRGLKDIARERVVQMGAGGAGAAVAHALLSEGVQQLNIFDVDDSRAQALANNLNQHFGAARAVAGHDLPSTLANADGLVNTTPMGMKKLPGSPVPVTLLRAQLWVAEIVYFPLETELLRNARALGCRTLDGGNMAVFQAVKAFELFSGVTPDAPRMLAHFQSMKG; encoded by the coding sequence ATGACTCAGAACAAAACGGTACTGGCCGGGCTGATTGGCGCCGGTATTCAGGCCTCGCGCACTCCGGCGTTGCACGAACACGAAGGCGATGCCCAAGGGATGCGTTACTTGTATCGTTTGATTGACCTCGACGCCTTAAAACTCGACAGCAGCGCGCTGCCCGATCTGTTGATAGCCGCCGAGCGCATGAACTTCACTGGCCTGAACATCACCTTTCCGTGCAAGCAGGCAATCATCCCCCTGCTCGACGAATTGTCGCCAGAAGCGTTCAGCATTGGTGCGGTGAACACCGTGGTGTTCAAGGATGGAAAGCGCATCGGTCACAACACCGATTGCCTGGGATTTGCTGAAGGTTTTCGCCGAGGCTTGAAGGATATCGCCCGTGAACGTGTCGTCCAAATGGGCGCCGGTGGCGCTGGCGCGGCGGTAGCCCATGCACTGCTGAGCGAAGGCGTACAACAGCTGAACATTTTCGACGTGGACGACAGTCGGGCACAGGCGTTAGCCAACAACCTCAATCAGCATTTTGGCGCCGCACGCGCGGTGGCCGGTCATGACTTGCCAAGCACGCTGGCTAACGCCGACGGGCTGGTGAACACCACCCCGATGGGCATGAAAAAATTACCGGGCTCGCCGGTGCCGGTGACGCTGCTTCGCGCACAACTGTGGGTGGCAGAGATTGTTTACTTCCCACTGGAAACCGAGCTGCTACGCAACGCCCGCGCCTTGGGCTGCCGCACGCTGGATGGCGGCAACATGGCGGTGTTTCAGGCGGTGAAGGCGTTTGAATTGTTCAGTGGCGTAACGCCGGATGCGCCGCGAATGCTCGCGCACTTTCAGAGCATGAAAGGTTAA
- a CDS encoding TetR/AcrR family transcriptional regulator codes for MTMTSELSVAPDEPIVEPRKSRKNNPEKTRENILQEAIVEFVQQGLSGARVDAIAERIHTSKRMIYYYFGSKEQLYIEVLEKLYGDIRNTESRLHLTALAPVEAIRRLVEFTFDHHDRNVDFVRIVSIENIHNAEYVKRSDAIKAMNNTILDSLGEILRRGALEGLFRAGLEPLDVHLLISSFCFYRVSNRHTFGEIFQIDLPEEAIKQRHREMICESVLRYLQA; via the coding sequence ATGACAATGACTTCAGAACTCTCCGTAGCCCCCGACGAACCGATTGTCGAGCCTCGCAAGAGTCGCAAGAACAACCCGGAAAAGACCCGCGAAAACATCCTTCAAGAAGCCATTGTCGAGTTCGTCCAGCAGGGGCTTTCCGGTGCGCGGGTTGATGCGATTGCTGAGCGCATCCATACCTCGAAACGCATGATCTATTACTACTTCGGCAGTAAGGAACAGCTCTACATTGAGGTCCTGGAGAAGCTCTACGGCGATATTCGCAACACTGAAAGCCGCTTGCATCTGACTGCACTGGCACCGGTTGAAGCGATTCGTCGGCTGGTCGAGTTCACCTTTGACCACCATGATCGCAACGTCGATTTTGTGCGCATTGTCAGCATCGAGAACATCCATAACGCTGAGTATGTGAAGCGCTCCGATGCGATCAAGGCGATGAATAACACCATCCTTGACTCACTGGGCGAGATTCTGCGTCGCGGTGCCCTGGAGGGACTGTTTCGTGCGGGCCTTGAACCGCTTGACGTGCATTTGCTGATTAGTTCTTTTTGCTTCTACCGCGTGTCGAATCGCCATACCTTTGGTGAGATTTTTCAGATCGACCTGCCAGAAGAAGCGATCAAACAGCGTCATCGAGAGATGATTTGCGAGTCGGTTTTGCGCTACTTGCAGGCCTGA
- a CDS encoding (2Fe-2S)-binding protein → MTLNDQALQLDVLPWTTLLDLLREQLDLTGTKKGCDHGQCGACTVLLNGKRINACLTLAVMCDGAQLTTIEGLANGDELHPMQQAFIKHDAFQCGYCTPGQICSAVGLANEGRAQTREQVQELMSGNLCRCGAYSNIRDAIEDALPACQQRVAQGDGR, encoded by the coding sequence ATGACGCTCAACGACCAAGCGCTGCAACTTGACGTGTTGCCGTGGACCACGCTGCTGGATCTGTTGCGTGAGCAACTGGACCTGACCGGCACCAAGAAAGGCTGCGACCACGGTCAATGTGGCGCCTGTACGGTGTTGCTCAACGGTAAGCGGATCAACGCCTGTCTGACGCTGGCGGTGATGTGCGACGGTGCGCAGTTGACCACCATTGAAGGACTGGCCAACGGTGACGAGCTGCATCCGATGCAACAGGCTTTCATCAAGCACGACGCCTTTCAATGTGGCTATTGCACACCGGGGCAAATCTGCTCGGCGGTGGGGTTGGCCAATGAAGGTCGGGCACAGACCCGTGAACAGGTGCAGGAGTTGATGAGCGGTAACCTGTGCCGTTGCGGGGCCTACAGCAATATTCGCGATGCTATCGAGGACGCCTTGCCGGCTTGTCAGCAGCGCGTCGCGCAAGGGGATGGCCGATGA
- a CDS encoding MFS transporter, with protein sequence MGRSSMTPASSGIGDKIRGAMAVGKTRWGMLALVFFATTLNYIDRAALGVMQPILAKEMSWTAMDYANINFWFQVGYAIGFVLQGRLIDRIGVKRVFFCAVLLWSLATGAHGLATSAVGFMVCRFILGLTEAANYPACVKTTRLWFPAGERAVATGIFNAGTNVGAMFTPMLLPLILQVWGWQAAFLCMSALGAIWLLFWGLKYFNPEDHPSVKQSELDYIHQEVEPEQTSVPFSKILRMRGTWAFAIAYSLTAPVFWFYLYWLPPFLNQQYNLGINVTQMGIPLIIIYLTADFGSVGGGILSSFLIGRGINPIKARLMSMLLFACCIVGVIMAAGSSSLWVAVFAISLAIGAHQAWTANIWSLVMDYTPKHMMSTVFGFGGMCAAIGGMFMTQLVGHILTVTHNNYTVLFTLIPAMYFIALTWLYFMAPRKIPAVTV encoded by the coding sequence ATGGGGCGTTCCTCCATGACGCCTGCCAGCAGCGGCATCGGCGACAAAATCCGCGGCGCCATGGCCGTCGGTAAAACCCGCTGGGGCATGCTGGCGCTCGTATTTTTCGCCACCACCCTGAACTACATCGACCGCGCCGCACTGGGGGTCATGCAACCGATCCTGGCCAAGGAGATGAGCTGGACGGCGATGGACTACGCCAACATCAACTTCTGGTTTCAGGTGGGTTACGCCATCGGTTTCGTGCTGCAAGGCCGGTTGATCGACCGGATCGGCGTCAAGCGGGTGTTCTTCTGCGCGGTCCTGCTCTGGAGCCTGGCCACCGGCGCCCATGGCCTGGCCACTTCGGCCGTTGGCTTTATGGTTTGCCGGTTCATCCTCGGCCTGACCGAAGCCGCCAACTACCCGGCTTGCGTGAAAACCACACGTCTTTGGTTCCCCGCCGGCGAGCGCGCTGTGGCCACCGGCATCTTCAACGCCGGCACCAACGTCGGCGCGATGTTCACACCGATGCTGCTGCCGCTAATCCTCCAAGTGTGGGGCTGGCAAGCCGCGTTCCTGTGCATGTCGGCACTGGGTGCAATCTGGTTGCTGTTCTGGGGTTTGAAATACTTCAACCCGGAAGATCACCCGAGCGTTAAGCAATCAGAACTGGACTACATCCACCAGGAAGTCGAGCCTGAACAAACCAGCGTGCCGTTCTCGAAAATCCTGCGTATGCGCGGTACCTGGGCCTTCGCGATTGCCTACTCGCTGACCGCACCGGTGTTCTGGTTCTACCTGTACTGGCTGCCACCGTTTCTGAATCAGCAATACAACCTGGGGATCAACGTGACCCAGATGGGCATCCCACTGATCATCATCTACCTGACTGCCGACTTCGGCAGTGTCGGTGGCGGGATTCTGTCCTCGTTCCTGATCGGTCGCGGGATCAACCCAATCAAGGCGCGCCTGATGTCCATGTTGCTGTTCGCCTGCTGCATCGTTGGCGTGATCATGGCCGCCGGCTCCAGCAGCCTGTGGGTCGCGGTGTTTGCGATCTCGCTGGCGATCGGTGCCCATCAAGCCTGGACCGCCAATATTTGGAGCTTGGTGATGGACTACACACCCAAACACATGATGAGCACCGTGTTCGGCTTCGGCGGGATGTGCGCGGCCATCGGCGGGATGTTCATGACCCAATTGGTCGGGCACATCCTGACGGTCACCCACAATAACTACACCGTGCTGTTCACCCTGATTCCGGCGATGTACTTCATTGCACTGACCTGGCTGTACTTCATGGCACCGCGCAAGATCCCTGCCGTCACCGTGTAA
- a CDS encoding DJ-1 family glyoxalase III: MTFRALITLAEGIDDLQCVTLIDVLRRAKIEVVVASIESRRMLTCARGTRLTADAMLVDVLAQPFDLIVLPGGAVGAQHLAAYQPLQQLIKDQAASGRLFAGIAEAPALALQAFGVLRQRRMTCLPTVSHLLSGCNFVDQPVVVDGNCITAQGSGAALAFVLSLVEQLCGKSTRAGVATQLLI, translated from the coding sequence ATGACTTTTAGAGCCCTGATTACCCTCGCCGAGGGCATCGATGATTTGCAGTGCGTGACCCTGATCGATGTGCTGCGTCGCGCCAAAATTGAAGTGGTGGTAGCCAGTATCGAGTCACGCCGCATGCTGACCTGCGCCCGAGGTACGCGCCTGACCGCCGATGCCATGTTGGTGGATGTGCTGGCTCAGCCGTTCGACCTGATCGTCCTGCCCGGTGGCGCGGTGGGGGCGCAACATCTGGCGGCTTATCAACCCCTGCAACAATTGATCAAGGATCAAGCAGCGTCCGGTCGGCTGTTCGCTGGCATCGCAGAAGCCCCGGCGCTGGCGCTGCAAGCGTTTGGTGTCTTGCGTCAACGGCGCATGACCTGCCTGCCGACGGTCAGTCATCTGTTATCGGGTTGCAACTTCGTCGACCAACCGGTGGTGGTCGACGGCAACTGCATCACCGCTCAAGGTTCGGGCGCTGCACTGGCGTTTGTGCTGTCGCTGGTGGAGCAACTGTGCGGTAAATCCACGCGTGCAGGGGTGGCAACGCAGCTGTTGATTTGA
- a CDS encoding xanthine dehydrogenase family protein subunit M — translation MNPFQYSKPDSIQDAVHLAGPASRFIAGGTNLLDLMKENLTRPEHLIDITGLPLGDVTETDAGGLMIGALVSNADLAWHPLIEQRYPLLSQAILAGASAQLRNMASTGGNLLQRTRCYYFYDANVPCNKREPGSGCPARDGLNRIHAIFGASAQCVATHPSDLCVALAALEARVHVQGRSGARIIDFADFHRLPGDAPERDNQLADDELITAIELPAAGFAAHSHYLKIRDRASYAFALISVAAALEMDGPVIHQARLVLGGVAHKPWRDTAAENALIGKTISHDTFSAAADALLKDAQPLEHNAFKVKLARRAIVRALTDAARGGQA, via the coding sequence ATGAATCCTTTTCAGTACAGCAAGCCGGATTCCATACAGGACGCCGTGCATCTCGCGGGTCCGGCGTCGCGCTTCATTGCTGGCGGTACAAATCTGCTGGATTTAATGAAGGAAAATCTCACCCGCCCCGAGCACTTGATCGACATTACCGGTCTGCCGTTGGGCGACGTCACCGAGACCGACGCGGGCGGCTTGATGATCGGCGCTCTGGTGAGTAACGCCGACCTTGCCTGGCATCCGCTGATTGAGCAGCGTTACCCACTTTTGTCCCAGGCGATTCTGGCTGGCGCCTCGGCGCAGTTACGCAACATGGCAAGCACCGGCGGTAATCTGCTGCAACGCACTCGTTGTTATTACTTCTACGACGCCAATGTGCCGTGCAACAAACGCGAACCGGGCAGCGGTTGCCCGGCGCGGGACGGACTGAACCGGATTCATGCGATTTTTGGCGCCAGCGCGCAGTGTGTCGCTACGCATCCGTCAGACCTGTGTGTGGCCCTGGCGGCTTTGGAGGCGCGGGTGCATGTTCAGGGTCGCAGCGGTGCAAGAATTATCGACTTCGCCGACTTCCACCGTTTGCCGGGGGATGCTCCCGAGCGCGATAACCAATTGGCCGACGATGAGCTGATCACGGCCATTGAATTACCTGCCGCTGGTTTTGCTGCGCACAGCCACTACCTGAAAATTCGTGACCGGGCGTCGTATGCCTTTGCGCTGATCTCGGTAGCGGCAGCACTGGAAATGGATGGCCCGGTGATTCACCAGGCGCGCCTGGTGCTTGGCGGTGTGGCGCACAAACCCTGGCGTGACACGGCGGCGGAAAACGCACTGATCGGCAAAACGATCAGTCATGACACCTTTAGCGCCGCCGCCGACGCCTTGCTGAAGGACGCCCAACCCCTTGAGCACAATGCTTTCAAAGTCAAACTTGCGCGGCGGGCCATTGTCCGCGCCCTGACCGATGCCGCGCGTGGAGGGCAAGCCTGA
- the aroQ gene encoding type II 3-dehydroquinate dehydratase, producing MRPIVLVLNGPNLNLLGTREPATYGHETLADISALCGRAAVELGLRVEFRQTNHEGELLDWIHAARGRCAGIVINPAAWTHTSVAIRDALVASEAPVIEVHLSNVYAREPFRHHSFVSAIALAVMCGFGSHGYRLALEHFSQRLKG from the coding sequence ATGCGTCCCATCGTTCTGGTGCTTAACGGCCCGAACCTGAACCTGCTCGGCACCCGTGAACCAGCGACCTACGGTCACGAGACGCTGGCGGACATTTCTGCGCTGTGCGGTCGTGCGGCTGTGGAGCTCGGCCTGAGGGTAGAGTTTCGCCAAACCAACCATGAGGGCGAGTTGCTCGACTGGATTCACGCCGCCCGTGGCCGCTGCGCCGGGATCGTCATCAATCCGGCGGCCTGGACGCACACCTCGGTCGCGATCCGCGATGCCCTGGTCGCCAGCGAGGCGCCGGTGATCGAAGTCCACTTGTCCAACGTCTACGCCCGCGAACCCTTCCGTCATCACTCCTTCGTGTCGGCCATCGCCCTGGCGGTGATGTGCGGTTTCGGCAGCCACGGGTATCGCCTGGCACTGGAGCATTTCAGCCAACGCCTCAAGGGATAA
- a CDS encoding DUF4879 domain-containing protein, which translates to MECIKRNIVRSLSLWGVLLIGAPVASAASAPPLTHVQVLKVQSAPCGIENIAEGQEQTKCDHGGASIKVYVLEVGYGRVPTVGIDGFTVEGTQAKVCANDNGNLTECTGTSRTIVGTLYIFDLGGRQGGTFTFSNTSINAPGNTLSTQLYIK; encoded by the coding sequence ATGGAATGCATCAAGCGCAACATCGTTCGGTCATTGAGTCTGTGGGGGGTGTTGCTGATCGGTGCGCCTGTCGCCAGCGCCGCTTCCGCACCGCCACTGACGCATGTGCAGGTCCTCAAGGTTCAGTCGGCGCCCTGCGGCATTGAAAATATCGCCGAGGGGCAAGAACAGACGAAATGCGATCACGGTGGTGCGAGCATCAAGGTCTACGTGTTGGAAGTAGGCTATGGCCGCGTGCCGACGGTCGGGATCGACGGCTTCACGGTCGAGGGCACGCAGGCTAAGGTGTGTGCCAACGATAATGGCAACCTGACCGAATGCACCGGCACCTCGAGAACAATCGTCGGTACGCTGTACATCTTCGATCTGGGCGGCAGGCAGGGCGGGACGTTCACCTTCAGTAACACCTCGATCAACGCCCCAGGCAACACGCTATCGACGCAGCTTTACATCAAGTAA
- the trmA gene encoding tRNA (uridine(54)-C5)-methyltransferase TrmA translates to MIFDTQAYAVQLEEKVKRLRDLLAPFDAPEPAVFDSPLKNFRLRAEFRLWREAGERHYAMFSQEDKRTPILIEEFPIASLRINQLMPQLKAAWKASAALSHKLFQVEFLTTLAGDAMITLCYHRPLDEHWHTAASKLAAELNVSVIGRSKGKREVIGHDYVVEQLDVGARTFSYRQPEGAFTQPNGTVNQKMLNWAYDAVGDRTDDLLELYCGNGNFTLPLATRVRKVLATEISKTSVNAALSNLSENALDNVTLVRLSAEELTEALNEVRPFRRLHGIDLKSYEFGSVFVDPPRAGMDPDTCELTRRFDNILYISCNPETLAANIAQLHDTHRISQCAMFDQFPWTHHMESGVLLTRR, encoded by the coding sequence ATGATATTTGATACCCAGGCCTACGCCGTTCAACTCGAAGAAAAGGTCAAGCGCCTGCGTGACCTGCTGGCCCCGTTCGATGCGCCAGAGCCGGCCGTGTTCGACTCGCCGCTGAAAAATTTCCGTCTGCGGGCAGAGTTCCGCCTGTGGCGCGAAGCCGGCGAGCGTCACTACGCGATGTTTTCCCAGGAAGACAAACGCACGCCGATCCTGATCGAAGAGTTCCCCATTGCCAGCCTGCGCATCAATCAGTTGATGCCGCAGCTCAAGGCTGCGTGGAAAGCCAGCGCCGCGCTCAGCCATAAGCTGTTTCAGGTGGAGTTCCTGACCACCCTGGCCGGCGATGCAATGATCACGTTGTGCTATCACCGCCCGCTGGACGAGCACTGGCACACGGCAGCTTCAAAGCTGGCGGCCGAGCTGAACGTCAGCGTGATCGGCCGCTCAAAAGGCAAGCGCGAGGTGATTGGTCACGACTACGTGGTTGAACAACTGGACGTCGGCGCACGCACCTTCAGTTACCGTCAGCCAGAAGGCGCCTTCACTCAGCCCAACGGCACAGTGAACCAGAAGATGCTCAACTGGGCTTACGACGCAGTCGGCGACCGTACTGACGATTTGCTGGAGCTGTACTGCGGCAACGGCAACTTCACCCTGCCACTCGCCACCCGAGTGCGCAAAGTGCTGGCCACCGAAATCAGCAAGACCTCGGTCAACGCAGCGTTGAGCAACCTCAGTGAAAATGCGCTGGATAACGTAACGTTGGTGCGTCTGTCTGCCGAAGAACTGACCGAAGCCCTGAACGAAGTGCGACCGTTCCGACGCCTGCACGGTATCGACCTCAAGAGCTACGAGTTCGGCAGTGTATTCGTCGATCCTCCGCGTGCTGGCATGGACCCGGACACCTGCGAGCTGACCCGGCGCTTTGACAACATCCTGTACATTTCCTGCAACCCTGAAACCCTGGCCGCCAACATCGCCCAGTTGCACGACACTCACCGCATTAGCCAATGCGCGATGTTCGACCAGTTTCCGTGGACCCACCACATGGAATCCGGGGTACTGCTGACCCGGCGTTGA
- a CDS encoding NCS2 family permease has translation MLERLFQLKAHNTNVRTEILAGVTTFLAMAYILFVNPSILGETGMDKGAVFVATCLAAAIGSTVMGLIANYPIALAPGMGLNAFFTYTVVLHMGHTWQVALGAVFISAVLFFLLSIFRIREWIINSIPLPLRSAIAAGIGLFLALIALNKAGIVVSNQATMLGLGDLSKPAPILATLGFALIVALEALKVRGAVLIGILVVTIASIALKVTPFGGVMSMPPSLVPTFLQLDIKGALDIGLVSVIFAFLFVDLFDNSGTLIGVAKRAGLMGKDGHMPKMGRALIADSTAAMAGSLLGTSTTTSYIESAAGVSAGGRTGLTAVVVAILFLLALFFSPLAASIPAFATAPALLFVAVLMTSGLAEIDWDDITVAAPVVVTALAMPFTYSIANGIAFGFISWTMIKLLSGRARELNPALVILSVLFVIKLGWFNA, from the coding sequence ATGCTGGAAAGGCTGTTTCAACTCAAGGCACACAACACCAACGTGCGGACCGAGATTCTGGCGGGCGTTACGACCTTTTTGGCCATGGCCTACATCCTGTTCGTCAACCCGAGCATCCTCGGCGAGACCGGCATGGACAAGGGCGCGGTGTTTGTCGCGACCTGCCTGGCCGCCGCCATCGGCTCCACGGTAATGGGCCTGATTGCCAACTACCCCATCGCGCTGGCGCCGGGCATGGGCCTGAACGCTTTCTTTACCTACACCGTGGTCCTGCACATGGGCCATACCTGGCAAGTAGCGCTGGGGGCGGTGTTCATTTCGGCGGTGCTGTTTTTCCTGTTGTCGATCTTCCGCATTCGCGAATGGATCATCAACAGCATCCCGTTGCCGCTGCGATCAGCCATTGCGGCGGGTATCGGTCTGTTCCTGGCCCTCATCGCCTTGAATAAAGCCGGCATTGTGGTCAGCAACCAAGCAACCATGCTCGGCCTCGGCGACTTGAGCAAACCGGCCCCGATTCTCGCGACCCTGGGCTTCGCCCTGATCGTTGCACTCGAAGCCTTGAAGGTTCGCGGTGCGGTGCTGATCGGCATCCTGGTGGTGACCATCGCGTCCATCGCGCTGAAGGTCACCCCGTTCGGCGGCGTGATGTCGATGCCGCCTTCGCTGGTCCCGACCTTCCTGCAACTGGACATCAAAGGCGCTCTGGACATTGGCCTGGTCAGCGTGATTTTCGCCTTCCTGTTCGTTGATCTGTTTGACAACTCAGGCACTCTGATTGGCGTCGCCAAGCGCGCTGGCCTGATGGGCAAGGACGGCCACATGCCCAAGATGGGGCGAGCGCTGATCGCCGACAGCACCGCGGCCATGGCCGGCTCATTGTTGGGCACTTCGACCACCACCAGTTACATCGAATCCGCGGCCGGCGTAAGTGCCGGGGGCCGCACCGGCCTGACGGCTGTCGTGGTCGCGATTCTGTTCCTGTTGGCGCTGTTCTTTTCACCATTGGCCGCCAGCATTCCGGCGTTCGCCACCGCGCCTGCACTGTTGTTCGTCGCCGTACTGATGACTTCCGGCCTGGCCGAAATCGACTGGGACGACATCACCGTCGCCGCTCCGGTGGTGGTCACGGCCCTGGCCATGCCATTCACCTACTCCATCGCCAACGGCATTGCCTTCGGTTTCATTTCCTGGACCATGATCAAGCTACTGTCTGGCCGCGCCCGTGAACTGAACCCGGCGCTGGTCATTCTCTCGGTTCTGTTTGTGATCAAGTTGGGTTGGTTCAACGCATGA
- the quiC gene encoding 3-dehydroshikimate dehydratase QuiC, translated as MQRSIATVSLSGTLPEKLEAIAAAGFDGVEIFENDLLYYDGSPREIKQMCADLGIAITLFQPFRDFEGCRRDRLPRNLDRAERKFDLMQELGTDLVLVCSNASPDAIGDEPVLIDDLRLLAQRAGARGLRIGYEALAWGRHVNTYQQVWNIVRQADHPSLGVLLDSFHTLSLKGDPSAIAQIPGDKIFFVQMADAPILAMDVLEWSRHFRCFPGQGEFDLAGFLAPIIKSGYTGPLSLEIFNDGFRAAPPRANAADGLRSLLYLEEKTRQRLEQEAQPPATLDILFETPEASEYNGIEFLEFAVDESLGAKLSLWLERLGFVKAGQHRSKSVSLMRQGDINLILNSEPYSFAHSFFEAHGPSLCATAVRVKDSASALARAVAYKGQPYRGLVGPNELELAAVRAPDGSLIYLVDQHADVYGTDFNLLPAATRGGLKRIDHMAMALPADSLDSWVLFYKSLLDFVADDEVVLPDPYGLVKSRALRSRDSSIRLPLNISENRNTAISHALSSYRGSGVHHIAFDCDDIFAEVSRAKEAGVPLLDIPLNYYDDLAARFDFDDEFLSELAYFNVLYDRDAQGGELFHVYTEPFEGRFFFEIIQRKSGYAGYGAANVAVRLAAMAKSRSGAVRQAKL; from the coding sequence ATGCAGCGTTCCATCGCCACCGTTTCCTTGAGCGGCACCCTGCCGGAAAAACTTGAAGCCATTGCTGCTGCCGGATTTGACGGGGTTGAGATTTTCGAGAATGACCTTCTCTACTACGACGGCAGTCCTCGGGAAATTAAACAGATGTGCGCCGACCTCGGGATCGCGATCACGCTGTTCCAACCCTTCCGCGACTTTGAAGGTTGCCGCCGGGATCGCCTGCCGCGCAATCTGGATCGGGCCGAGCGCAAGTTCGACTTGATGCAGGAGCTAGGCACTGACTTGGTGCTGGTGTGCAGCAACGCCTCGCCGGACGCTATCGGTGATGAGCCGGTCCTTATCGACGATTTGCGCTTGCTGGCGCAACGGGCCGGTGCTCGTGGACTGCGTATCGGCTATGAAGCGCTGGCCTGGGGCCGGCATGTGAACACTTATCAACAGGTGTGGAACATCGTTCGTCAGGCCGATCACCCCAGTCTGGGGGTGTTGCTCGACAGCTTTCACACGCTGTCGCTCAAGGGCGACCCCAGCGCAATCGCGCAGATTCCTGGGGACAAGATCTTCTTTGTGCAAATGGCCGATGCGCCGATTTTGGCCATGGACGTGCTGGAGTGGAGCCGGCATTTTCGTTGCTTCCCTGGCCAGGGTGAATTCGATCTGGCGGGGTTTTTGGCGCCGATTATCAAGAGCGGTTACACCGGGCCACTGTCCCTGGAAATCTTCAACGACGGCTTTCGTGCGGCACCGCCTCGGGCCAACGCTGCTGATGGCTTGCGTTCGCTGCTGTACCTGGAAGAGAAAACCCGTCAGCGTCTGGAGCAGGAGGCGCAACCGCCTGCCACGCTCGACATCCTGTTCGAGACGCCTGAGGCCAGTGAATACAACGGCATCGAGTTTCTCGAGTTCGCAGTGGATGAAAGCCTCGGCGCCAAGCTCTCCCTCTGGCTGGAGCGACTGGGATTCGTCAAGGCCGGGCAGCATCGTTCAAAGAGCGTCAGCCTGATGCGCCAAGGTGACATCAACCTGATCCTCAACTCCGAACCGTACTCCTTCGCCCACAGTTTTTTCGAAGCCCACGGCCCATCGTTATGCGCCACCGCCGTTCGAGTCAAAGACAGCGCCAGTGCTCTGGCTCGGGCCGTGGCCTACAAAGGCCAGCCGTATCGCGGACTGGTCGGTCCCAATGAGTTGGAGCTGGCAGCGGTGCGTGCGCCGGACGGCAGTCTGATTTACCTGGTGGATCAACATGCCGACGTCTACGGCACCGATTTCAACCTGCTACCGGCGGCGACTCGGGGCGGCCTCAAGCGCATCGACCACATGGCCATGGCGCTGCCGGCGGACAGCCTCGACAGTTGGGTGCTGTTCTATAAAAGCCTGCTGGATTTCGTGGCGGATGACGAAGTGGTGTTGCCTGACCCTTACGGTCTTGTGAAGAGCCGGGCGTTGCGCAGCCGCGACAGCTCAATTCGCTTGCCGTTGAATATTTCCGAGAACCGCAACACTGCAATCTCACACGCACTGTCGAGTTATCGCGGCTCCGGGGTCCATCACATCGCCTTCGACTGCGATGACATCTTTGCCGAGGTCAGCCGCGCCAAGGAGGCGGGGGTGCCGTTGCTGGATATTCCGCTCAACTATTACGATGATCTGGCCGCACGTTTCGATTTCGATGATGAGTTTCTCAGCGAGCTGGCTTACTTCAACGTGCTCTACGACCGTGATGCACAGGGCGGCGAGCTATTCCATGTGTACACCGAGCCCTTTGAGGGGCGGTTTTTCTTCGAGATCATCCAGCGCAAGAGTGGGTACGCCGGTTATGGCGCGGCCAATGTTGCAGTGCGTCTGGCGGCAATGGCTAAATCGCGAAGTGGTGCGGTACGTCAGGCGAAGTTGTAG